In the genome of Cupriavidus malaysiensis, one region contains:
- a CDS encoding response regulator: protein MNEAMAKHQVLLIEDDDRLAQLVSEYLGNYEFSVQVVRRGDIAVDAVRRLQPDLVILDLMLPHLDGMEVCRGIRAFSRVPVLILTARVDTYDQVAGLELGADDYVVKPIEPRLLVARARALLRRAAAQGGAAAHASADDDLVFGSLVISPPNRRVVWRGQPVDLKTAEFNLLLILARAAGKVLSRDDILKQLRGIEFDGIDRTVDSGISRLRRRFEDAAPEPQKLKTIWGRGYLFSPSAWEE from the coding sequence ATGAACGAGGCGATGGCCAAGCATCAGGTTCTGTTGATCGAGGACGACGACCGCCTCGCCCAACTGGTCAGCGAGTACCTGGGCAACTACGAGTTCTCCGTCCAGGTGGTACGCCGCGGCGACATCGCGGTGGACGCGGTGCGCCGGCTCCAGCCCGATCTCGTCATCCTCGACCTGATGCTGCCGCACCTGGACGGCATGGAAGTGTGCCGCGGCATCCGCGCCTTCTCGCGGGTGCCGGTGCTGATCCTGACCGCGCGCGTGGACACCTACGACCAGGTCGCGGGGCTGGAGCTCGGCGCCGACGACTACGTGGTCAAGCCGATCGAGCCGCGCCTGCTGGTGGCGCGCGCCCGCGCCCTGCTGCGCCGCGCCGCCGCCCAGGGCGGCGCGGCAGCGCACGCCTCGGCCGACGACGACCTGGTGTTCGGCTCCTTGGTGATCTCGCCACCCAACCGGCGCGTGGTCTGGCGCGGCCAGCCCGTCGACCTGAAGACGGCGGAGTTCAACCTGCTGCTGATCCTGGCGCGTGCCGCCGGCAAGGTGCTCAGCCGCGACGACATCCTCAAGCAGCTGCGCGGCATCGAGTTCGACGGCATCGACCGCACCGTGGATTCCGGCATCTCGCGGCTGCGCCGCCGCTTCGAAGACGCGGCGCCAGAGCCGCAGAAGCTCAAGACCATCTGGGGGCGCGGCTACCTGTTCAGCCCCTCGGCCTGGGAGGAATGA
- a CDS encoding ATP-binding protein, translated as MVRSLLKLYLLVMLAAAAAVIGINKTFIPLFHDIITAAERENRKGYVFALQHYLDQFPGARRDEGLRYLQAHALERFDMARATDIARLDASQQRDLHDGKLVLSRDGQHYYVPLHDGSILHAATVDSNNDLRISVVGYSLIALATLLSIVTWVWYHWRDLARLQQAARDFGAGQLSTRAKLSRRSNITELAQQFNEMAERIEASIVHQREMMHGISHELKTPIARLEFGIALLQSGGGGAQAEARQALRLDDLRKDVRELDELVTELLTLGQLEQGATPMLLMRVSVSELIDSVVASVANDVADQQLTLNAGTGGPVGHHVCDPRLVARALLNLCRNATRYARSAIRLHAETDAGGSLRLCVEDDGPGVPPEERERIFEPFHRPDASRNRHTGGFGLGLAIVRRIVLLHGGQVTLDSSDSGGARFVITLPPMAEPGMLAAGAAPRVA; from the coding sequence ATGGTCCGCTCCCTGCTCAAGCTCTACCTGCTGGTGATGCTCGCCGCGGCCGCCGCGGTGATCGGCATCAACAAGACCTTCATCCCCCTGTTCCACGACATCATCACCGCCGCCGAGCGGGAGAACCGCAAGGGCTACGTCTTCGCGCTGCAGCACTACCTGGACCAGTTCCCCGGCGCCCGCCGGGACGAGGGGCTGCGCTATCTGCAGGCACACGCACTGGAGCGCTTCGACATGGCCAGAGCGACCGACATCGCCCGCCTCGACGCCAGCCAGCAGCGTGACCTGCACGACGGCAAGCTGGTGCTGAGCCGCGACGGCCAGCACTACTACGTGCCCCTGCACGACGGCTCGATCCTGCATGCGGCGACGGTCGATTCCAACAACGACCTCAGGATCTCGGTGGTCGGCTATTCGTTGATCGCGCTGGCCACGCTGCTGTCGATCGTGACCTGGGTCTGGTACCACTGGCGCGACCTGGCGCGCCTGCAGCAGGCTGCGCGCGACTTCGGCGCCGGCCAGCTGTCCACGCGCGCGAAACTGTCCCGGCGCTCCAACATCACCGAGCTGGCCCAGCAGTTCAACGAGATGGCCGAGCGCATCGAGGCCTCGATCGTGCACCAGCGCGAGATGATGCACGGCATCTCGCACGAGCTGAAGACACCGATCGCCCGGCTGGAGTTCGGCATCGCGCTGCTGCAGTCCGGCGGCGGCGGCGCCCAGGCCGAGGCGCGCCAGGCGCTGCGCCTGGACGACCTGCGCAAGGACGTGCGCGAACTCGACGAACTGGTGACGGAACTGCTGACGCTGGGGCAGCTCGAGCAGGGGGCGACGCCGATGCTGCTGATGCGCGTGTCGGTCAGCGAGCTGATCGACAGCGTGGTGGCCAGCGTCGCCAATGACGTGGCCGACCAGCAGCTCACGCTCAACGCGGGTACCGGCGGCCCCGTCGGCCACCATGTGTGCGACCCGCGCCTGGTGGCGCGCGCCCTGCTCAATCTTTGCCGCAACGCCACCCGCTATGCGCGCAGCGCCATCCGCCTGCATGCCGAGACCGACGCCGGCGGCTCGCTGCGCCTGTGCGTCGAGGATGACGGGCCCGGGGTGCCGCCCGAGGAGCGCGAGCGCATCTTCGAACCCTTCCACCGTCCCGATGCCAGCCGCAACCGCCACACCGGCGGCTTCGGCCTGGGGCTGGCCATCGTGCGCCGCATCGTCCTGCTGCATGGCGGCCAGGTGACGCTGGACAGCAGCGACAGCGGCGGCGCGCGCTTCGTCATCACCCTGCCGCCGATGGCCGAGCCGGGCATGCTGGCTGCCGGCGCGGCGCCGCGCGTGGCCTGA
- a CDS encoding MFS transporter: MTQSHAGALAPQAPALPDEDALYRKVWLRIIPFLFVCYVVSFLDRINIGFAQLQMKHDLGFSDAMYGLGAAVFYVGYVLCEVPSNLLLARFGARRTFTRIMLLWGLASVGMMLVSTPAHFYALRFLLGVFEAGFFPGIVLYLTYWFPARRRAAVMAIFFAGVAVAGVLGGLLSGWIMRDFAGVLGLYGWQWMFALEGAPAVLLGLAAAYYLVDGPAQAGWLSEPEKRFLVAQREDGAHAAHAHSLRALRHALANPRVYLFAFIYFALTCGSLTLSFWMPLMIRDFGIQDVVSVSLYSVVPNAVGAVGLFVIARHSDRRAERHRHFLACTAGGALALAALTLHLPSFGAMLALLSLACVLIFAALPIFWSLPPSHLPAGTAAAGIAFISSIGITSGIVSPWVIGQIKTHTGSMDNALYLLSALLLASGLAMWLGVPRDAARR; encoded by the coding sequence ATGACGCAATCCCATGCCGGGGCGCTCGCGCCCCAGGCCCCCGCCTTGCCCGATGAAGACGCGCTCTACCGCAAGGTGTGGCTGCGCATCATCCCCTTCCTCTTCGTCTGCTACGTGGTGTCCTTCCTGGACCGCATCAACATCGGCTTCGCCCAGTTGCAGATGAAGCACGACCTCGGCTTCAGCGACGCGATGTACGGCCTCGGCGCCGCGGTCTTCTATGTCGGCTACGTGCTGTGCGAGGTGCCCAGCAACCTGCTGCTGGCACGCTTCGGCGCGCGCCGCACCTTCACCCGCATCATGCTGCTGTGGGGGCTGGCCTCGGTCGGCATGATGCTGGTCTCGACGCCGGCGCATTTCTACGCGCTGCGCTTCCTGCTGGGCGTGTTCGAGGCCGGCTTCTTCCCCGGCATCGTGCTCTACCTGACCTACTGGTTCCCGGCGCGCCGCCGCGCCGCGGTGATGGCCATCTTCTTCGCCGGGGTGGCGGTGGCGGGCGTGCTGGGCGGGCTGCTGTCCGGCTGGATCATGCGCGACTTCGCCGGCGTGCTCGGCCTCTACGGCTGGCAGTGGATGTTCGCGCTCGAAGGCGCGCCGGCGGTGCTGCTCGGCCTGGCCGCGGCGTACTACCTGGTCGACGGGCCCGCGCAGGCCGGCTGGCTGTCGGAGCCGGAGAAGCGCTTCCTGGTGGCGCAGCGCGAGGATGGCGCCCACGCCGCCCACGCCCACTCGCTGCGCGCGCTGCGCCACGCGCTGGCCAATCCGCGCGTCTACCTGTTTGCCTTCATCTACTTCGCGCTGACCTGCGGTTCGCTGACGCTGAGCTTCTGGATGCCGCTGATGATCCGCGACTTCGGCATCCAGGACGTGGTCTCGGTGAGCCTCTATTCGGTGGTGCCGAACGCGGTCGGCGCCGTCGGGCTGTTCGTGATCGCGCGCCATTCCGACCGGCGCGCCGAACGCCACCGCCATTTCCTGGCCTGCACCGCCGGCGGGGCGCTGGCCCTGGCCGCGCTGACGCTGCACCTGCCCAGCTTCGGCGCCATGCTGGCGCTGCTGTCGCTGGCGTGCGTGCTGATCTTCGCCGCGCTGCCGATCTTCTGGTCGCTGCCGCCGAGCCACCTGCCGGCCGGCACGGCGGCCGCCGGCATCGCCTTCATCAGCAGCATCGGCATCACCAGCGGCATCGTCAGCCCGTGGGTGATCGGCCAGATCAAGACACACACCGGCAGCATGGACAACGCGCTCTACCTGCTGTCCGCGCTGCTGCTGGCCAGCGGCCTGGCGATGTGGCTGGGTGTGCCGCGCGACGCAGCACGCCGCTGA
- a CDS encoding DUF2783 domain-containing protein encodes MAVHTHPNLSRPDDFYEALIEMHRDLDEAQSQAANAQLILLLANHIGDHAVLLDAMRLAREGVLSQRT; translated from the coding sequence ATGGCAGTCCATACCCACCCCAACCTGAGCCGCCCCGACGACTTCTACGAAGCGCTGATCGAGATGCACCGCGATCTCGACGAGGCGCAGAGCCAGGCGGCCAATGCGCAGCTGATCCTGCTGCTGGCCAACCATATCGGCGACCATGCCGTGCTGCTGGATGCGATGCGGCTGGCGCGCGAGGGTGTGCTGTCGCAGCGCACCTGA
- a CDS encoding FAD-dependent oxidoreductase: MSIDYQHLTFDYQPCAEQRAPRETGAAGTIHPVAVVGAGPVGLATAIDLARQGVPVVLVDDDCTLSSGSRAICFAKRTLDIFDRLGCGERITDKGVRWNLGKVFLRDEQVYAFDLLPEEGHRRPAFINLQQYYLEGYLVECAQQLPNLEIRWKHKVAGIEQHAQGTPDAHVVLTVETPDGSYPLAARYVVAADGSRSPVRKLMGLDSKGRTFKDRFLIADVKMEAGFPSERWFWFDPPFHPNQSVLLHRQPDNVWRIDFQLGWDADPVLEKAPERVIPRVRALLGPDAKFELEWVSVYTFSCLRMDSFRHGHVLFAGDSAHGVSPFGARGANSGVQDAENLAWKLAYVLDGRAPDSLLDSYASEREYAADENIRNSTRSTDFITPKSPVSRLFRDAVLTLAKRHAFARQLVNSGRLSVPAVLHGSPLNTPDGDAFAGAMVPGAACVDAPVAGARGESWLLGSLGDAFTLLAFGAPERFDAGTLRALRSLPLKPVFVTGAGAVAQAGTPAWPDATVLADLQGLAAQRYDAQPGTVYLIRPDQHVCARWRHADAAAVAAALRRATGQAGQAGQAGQAGQAGQGAAGPAGSGAAAALAAA; this comes from the coding sequence ATGAGCATCGATTACCAGCACCTGACGTTCGACTACCAGCCGTGCGCCGAGCAGCGCGCGCCGCGGGAGACCGGCGCGGCAGGCACCATCCATCCGGTCGCCGTGGTGGGCGCCGGCCCGGTCGGGCTGGCCACCGCCATCGACCTGGCGCGCCAGGGCGTGCCGGTCGTGCTGGTCGACGACGATTGCACGCTGTCGAGCGGCTCGCGCGCGATCTGCTTCGCCAAGCGCACGCTGGACATCTTCGACCGGCTCGGCTGCGGCGAGCGCATCACCGACAAGGGCGTGCGCTGGAACCTGGGCAAGGTGTTCCTGCGCGACGAGCAGGTCTATGCCTTCGACCTGCTGCCGGAGGAGGGCCATCGCCGGCCCGCCTTCATCAACCTGCAGCAGTACTACCTGGAAGGCTACCTGGTGGAGTGTGCGCAGCAACTGCCCAACCTGGAGATCCGCTGGAAGCACAAGGTGGCCGGTATCGAGCAGCACGCGCAGGGCACCCCCGACGCGCACGTGGTGCTGACGGTGGAGACGCCCGACGGCAGCTACCCGCTGGCCGCGCGCTACGTGGTGGCGGCCGATGGCTCGCGCAGCCCGGTGCGCAAGCTGATGGGGCTGGACAGCAAGGGCCGCACCTTCAAGGACCGCTTCCTGATCGCCGACGTCAAGATGGAGGCCGGCTTTCCCAGTGAGCGCTGGTTCTGGTTCGACCCGCCTTTCCATCCCAACCAGTCGGTGCTGCTGCACCGCCAGCCGGACAATGTCTGGCGCATCGACTTCCAGCTCGGCTGGGATGCCGATCCGGTGCTGGAGAAGGCGCCGGAGCGCGTGATCCCGCGCGTGCGAGCGTTGCTCGGCCCGGACGCGAAGTTCGAGCTGGAGTGGGTCAGCGTCTACACCTTCTCCTGCCTGCGCATGGACAGCTTCCGCCACGGCCACGTGCTGTTCGCCGGCGATTCGGCGCACGGGGTCTCGCCGTTCGGCGCGCGCGGCGCCAACAGCGGCGTGCAGGATGCCGAGAACCTGGCCTGGAAGCTGGCCTACGTGCTGGACGGGCGCGCCCCGGACAGCCTGCTGGACAGCTATGCCAGCGAGCGCGAGTACGCCGCTGACGAGAACATCCGCAATTCCACCCGTTCCACCGATTTCATCACGCCCAAGAGCCCCGTCAGCCGGTTGTTCCGCGACGCGGTGCTGACGCTGGCCAAGCGGCATGCCTTCGCGCGGCAACTGGTCAACAGCGGCCGCTTGTCGGTGCCGGCCGTGCTGCACGGCTCGCCGCTGAACACGCCCGATGGCGACGCCTTCGCCGGCGCCATGGTGCCGGGCGCGGCCTGCGTCGACGCGCCGGTGGCCGGCGCGCGCGGCGAGTCATGGCTGCTGGGCAGCCTGGGCGATGCCTTCACGCTGCTGGCGTTCGGCGCGCCGGAGCGTTTCGACGCCGGCACGCTGCGCGCGCTGCGGTCCCTGCCGCTGAAGCCGGTCTTCGTCACCGGCGCGGGCGCCGTGGCGCAGGCCGGCACGCCGGCCTGGCCGGACGCGACCGTGCTGGCGGACCTCCAGGGCCTGGCGGCGCAACGCTACGACGCCCAGCCGGGCACGGTCTACCTGATCCGCCCGGACCAGCATGTGTGCGCGCGCTGGCGCCATGCCGACGCGGCGGCGGTCGCGGCCGCGCTGCGCCGGGCGACCGGGCAGGCGGGCCAGGCGGGCCAGGCGGGCCAGGCGGGCCAGGCAGGGCAGGGTGCCGCCGGCCCCGCCGGGTCAGGTGCGGCGGCCGCGCTCGCCGCGGCCTGA
- a CDS encoding MBL fold metallo-hydrolase, translating to MAKAFASQADLEAKKVTFTQLSENAYAYTAEGDPNSGVIIGDDGVLIVDTTATPAMAQDLIARIRSVTDKPIKYVVLSHYHAVRVLGASAYFAEGAQQVIASRGTYEMIVERGEADMKSEIERFPRLFAGVETVPGLTWPTLVFEKEMTLFLGKLEVRIAHLGSGHTKGDTVVWLPSQKVLFSGDLVEYDAACYCGDAQLAEWPATLDALAALQPEKLVPGRGPALTTPAEVAKGIAYTKDFVTTLYQAGKEAVAERLDLKGAMAHTRKSMDPKFAQVFIYEHCLPFDVSRAYDEASGIGHPRIWTAERDKEMWAALQD from the coding sequence ATGGCAAAAGCATTCGCGTCCCAGGCCGACCTGGAAGCCAAGAAAGTCACCTTCACCCAGCTCTCGGAGAACGCCTACGCCTACACCGCCGAAGGCGACCCCAATTCCGGTGTGATCATCGGCGACGACGGCGTGCTGATCGTCGACACCACGGCCACGCCCGCGATGGCGCAGGACCTGATCGCCAGGATCCGCTCGGTCACCGACAAGCCGATCAAGTACGTGGTGCTGTCGCACTACCACGCGGTGCGCGTGCTGGGCGCCTCGGCCTATTTCGCCGAGGGCGCGCAGCAGGTGATCGCCAGCCGCGGCACCTACGAGATGATCGTGGAGCGCGGCGAGGCCGACATGAAGTCGGAGATCGAACGTTTCCCGCGCCTGTTCGCCGGCGTCGAGACGGTGCCGGGCCTGACCTGGCCCACGCTGGTGTTCGAGAAGGAGATGACGCTGTTCCTCGGCAAGCTGGAAGTGCGCATCGCCCACCTGGGCTCGGGCCATACCAAGGGCGATACCGTGGTCTGGCTGCCGTCGCAGAAGGTGCTGTTCTCCGGCGACCTGGTGGAGTACGACGCCGCCTGCTATTGCGGCGACGCGCAGCTCGCCGAATGGCCGGCCACGCTGGACGCGCTGGCCGCGCTGCAGCCCGAGAAGCTGGTGCCCGGCCGCGGCCCGGCGCTGACCACGCCGGCAGAAGTGGCCAAGGGCATCGCCTACACCAAGGACTTCGTCACCACGCTGTACCAGGCCGGCAAGGAAGCGGTGGCCGAGCGTCTCGACCTGAAGGGCGCGATGGCGCATACGCGCAAGTCGATGGACCCGAAGTTCGCCCAGGTCTTCATCTACGAGCACTGCCTGCCCTTCGACGTGTCGCGCGCCTATGACGAGGCCAGCGGCATCGGCCACCCGCGCATCTGGACCGCCGAGCGCGACAAGGAAATGTGGGCCGCGCTGCAGGACTGA
- a CDS encoding IclR family transcriptional regulator, translating into MSTAAQASTAAADKAQRGIQSVEVGGRFLRALADARRPLALAELAAQTQVTPAQAHTYLVSLTRLGLIKRDHLSGRYEPGPLALRLGMLRLDHDPAYRAAVPRVDALAEAIRFNVAISSVSPRGPTIVRYAHAGTPLHVNLHVGTLMSLPATATGRVFCAFLPETRWHAAWAHQQSGAAAAAGFDAALDAIRARGIERAVDAPSPGVSSLAVPVRDTGGQLRLVLTAIGPSGSIDVDWQGPVARALLATAADIGAQIPAEAA; encoded by the coding sequence ATGAGCACAGCAGCGCAAGCGAGCACCGCGGCAGCCGACAAGGCCCAGCGCGGCATCCAGAGCGTGGAGGTAGGCGGGCGCTTCCTGCGCGCGCTGGCCGACGCGCGCCGCCCGCTGGCGCTGGCCGAGCTGGCCGCGCAAACCCAGGTGACGCCGGCCCAGGCCCACACTTACCTGGTCAGCCTGACGCGCCTGGGCCTGATCAAGCGCGACCACCTGTCCGGCCGCTACGAGCCGGGACCGCTGGCGCTGCGGCTGGGCATGCTGCGGCTCGACCACGATCCCGCCTATCGCGCGGCGGTGCCGCGCGTCGATGCGCTGGCCGAGGCGATCCGCTTCAACGTGGCGATCAGCAGCGTGTCGCCGCGCGGGCCCACCATCGTGCGCTACGCGCACGCCGGCACGCCGCTGCACGTCAACCTGCACGTGGGCACGCTGATGTCGCTGCCCGCCACCGCCACCGGGCGCGTGTTCTGCGCCTTCCTGCCCGAGACCCGCTGGCATGCCGCCTGGGCCCACCAGCAGAGCGGCGCCGCCGCCGCGGCCGGCTTCGATGCGGCGCTCGATGCCATCCGCGCGCGCGGCATCGAGCGCGCGGTCGACGCCCCCAGCCCGGGCGTCAGCAGCCTCGCCGTGCCGGTGCGCGATACCGGCGGGCAATTGCGCCTGGTGCTGACCGCGATCGGCCCGAGCGGCTCCATCGACGTCGACTGGCAGGGCCCGGTCGCGCGGGCGCTGCTGGCCACCGCCGCGGACATCGGCGCGCAGATCCCGGCGGAGGCAGCATGA
- a CDS encoding IclR family transcriptional regulator: MSRTRNSPDNGAAADDANDANDGGASDGGRPQRGIQSLDNTGQLLAALVAAGRPLPLSELARAAGMAPAKAFPHLVSLQKTGLLARDAGGDFMAGPLSLELGLIALQRLSPAREAEPEVIELAGATGLSVAMAVLGPLGPTVVRLEEAARPQHVSLRVGTVMSLVNTAIGRVWAAWLPPEALAARLGQDSLRMAGGTPPADYPQRLARIRAGHIDNAQGRPVPGIDTLAAPVFDHTGSLALVIAVMGSTGSFDSDTGSATADLLRQAARRLSWRFGAPAEASGTAGGT, encoded by the coding sequence ATGAGCCGCACCCGCAACAGCCCCGACAACGGCGCCGCCGCAGACGACGCCAACGACGCCAACGACGGCGGCGCGAGCGACGGCGGCAGGCCGCAACGCGGCATCCAGTCGCTGGACAACACCGGCCAGCTGCTCGCCGCGCTGGTCGCCGCCGGGCGCCCGCTGCCCTTGTCCGAGCTGGCGCGCGCAGCCGGCATGGCGCCGGCCAAGGCCTTCCCCCACCTGGTCAGCCTGCAGAAGACCGGCCTGCTGGCGCGCGACGCTGGCGGAGACTTCATGGCCGGTCCGCTCAGCCTCGAACTGGGCCTGATCGCGCTGCAGCGTCTGTCGCCGGCACGCGAGGCCGAGCCCGAGGTGATCGAGCTGGCCGGCGCCACCGGCCTGAGCGTGGCGATGGCCGTGCTCGGGCCGCTGGGCCCGACCGTGGTGCGGCTGGAGGAGGCCGCGCGGCCGCAGCACGTCAGCCTGCGCGTGGGCACTGTGATGTCGCTGGTCAATACCGCGATCGGCCGTGTCTGGGCGGCCTGGCTGCCGCCCGAGGCGCTGGCCGCGCGGCTCGGCCAGGACAGCCTGCGCATGGCCGGCGGCACGCCGCCGGCCGACTACCCGCAGCGCCTCGCGCGTATCCGGGCCGGCCACATCGACAACGCCCAGGGCCGGCCCGTGCCCGGCATCGATACGCTGGCCGCGCCGGTGTTCGACCATACCGGCAGCCTGGCGCTGGTGATCGCCGTGATGGGCAGCACCGGCAGCTTCGACAGCGATACCGGCAGCGCTACCGCGGACCTGCTGCGGCAGGCCGCGCGGCGGCTCTCCTGGCGCTTCGGTGCGCCGGCCGAGGCGAGCGGGACCGCCGGCGGCACCTGA
- a CDS encoding GFA family protein has product MPIPRSLACLCGAVELRLDGQPAARANCHCGTCRDFYGTPMLAATAWQADDVSLVRGALAHFAHPHKRLSRAFCAACGETLYGTNRLGMRVLPNALLARAAGGGLPPALQPAMHLFYRERVIEVEDALPKYLDGWDGPLYERSASDAQGTA; this is encoded by the coding sequence ATGCCGATTCCCCGATCGCTTGCCTGCCTGTGCGGTGCCGTCGAACTGCGCCTGGACGGCCAGCCGGCCGCGCGCGCGAACTGCCATTGCGGCACCTGCCGCGACTTCTACGGGACGCCGATGCTGGCGGCCACGGCCTGGCAGGCCGACGATGTCAGCCTGGTGCGCGGCGCGCTGGCGCACTTCGCGCATCCGCACAAGCGGCTGTCGCGGGCCTTCTGCGCGGCCTGCGGCGAGACGCTGTACGGCACCAACCGCCTGGGCATGCGCGTGCTGCCCAACGCGCTGCTGGCACGCGCCGCCGGCGGCGGGCTGCCGCCGGCGCTGCAGCCGGCCATGCACCTGTTCTATCGCGAGCGCGTCATCGAGGTGGAAGACGCCCTGCCGAAGTACCTCGATGGCTGGGATGGGCCCCTGTACGAGCGGTCCGCGTCGGATGCGCAGGGCACGGCTTGA
- a CDS encoding alpha/beta fold hydrolase, with amino-acid sequence MSENVNMPRRGFLGAAAAALAAAQLGLSQAARAQGGPAQARALPSVAPAAQAAFAPIKHIHAGVLNVGYAEAGPADGPVALLLHGWPYDIHSFAEVAPRLAARGYRVIVPYLRGYGSTTFLSADTMRNGQPSAIAADMIALMDALHIQDAVVAGFDWGARTADIMAALWPERCRGLVSVSGYLIGSQAAGKQPLPPEAELQWWYQFYFATERGRAGYQKYTHQFARLIWQLASPAWKFDDATFERSAAAFDNPDHVDITVHNYRWRQGLVSGEARFDEIEKRLASAPVIGVPTITMEGDANGAPHPVPSAYASKFAGWYEHRDLRGGIGHNLPQEAPAAFAQAVLDVDGH; translated from the coding sequence ATGTCCGAGAACGTCAATATGCCTCGCCGGGGCTTTCTGGGCGCAGCGGCGGCGGCGCTGGCCGCGGCACAGCTTGGCCTGTCGCAGGCTGCCCGGGCCCAGGGCGGTCCGGCGCAAGCAAGGGCCCTGCCCTCGGTCGCGCCGGCCGCCCAGGCGGCCTTCGCACCGATCAAGCATATCCACGCCGGGGTGCTCAACGTCGGCTATGCCGAGGCCGGCCCGGCCGACGGGCCCGTGGCGCTGCTGCTGCACGGCTGGCCCTATGACATCCACAGCTTTGCCGAGGTCGCGCCCCGCTTGGCGGCGCGCGGCTATCGAGTGATCGTTCCCTACCTGCGCGGCTATGGATCGACGACCTTCCTGTCCGCCGACACCATGCGCAACGGCCAGCCATCGGCCATCGCCGCGGACATGATTGCGCTGATGGACGCGCTCCATATCCAGGATGCCGTGGTGGCCGGCTTCGACTGGGGCGCGCGCACCGCCGACATCATGGCCGCCTTGTGGCCGGAGCGCTGCAGGGGGCTGGTCTCCGTGAGCGGCTACCTGATCGGCAGCCAGGCCGCCGGCAAGCAGCCGCTGCCGCCCGAAGCCGAGCTCCAGTGGTGGTACCAGTTCTACTTCGCCACGGAGCGCGGCCGCGCCGGCTACCAGAAGTACACGCACCAGTTCGCCAGGCTGATCTGGCAACTGGCGTCGCCGGCATGGAAGTTCGACGATGCCACGTTCGAGCGCAGCGCGGCCGCCTTCGACAATCCCGACCACGTGGACATCACCGTGCACAACTACCGCTGGCGGCAGGGGCTGGTCAGCGGGGAAGCCAGGTTCGACGAGATCGAAAAGCGGCTCGCCAGCGCGCCCGTCATCGGTGTGCCCACCATCACCATGGAAGGCGACGCCAATGGCGCGCCGCACCCCGTGCCCAGTGCCTACGCCAGCAAGTTCGCCGGATGGTACGAACATCGGGACCTGCGCGGCGGGATCGGCCACAACCTTCCGCAGGAAGCCCCCGCGGCGTTTGCGCAGGCGGTGCTCGATGTCGACGGGCACTGA
- a CDS encoding thioredoxin family protein, which produces MRLLIRALLAASGIAAIYTFGTGAAAESPTLAEQAQAPEFANIEHWLNSAPLTMQQLRGKVVLVEFWTYACVNCVNTLPHVKQWYEKYKDQGLVVVGVHTPEFPFEKSTANVQAALKRFDIRYPVAQDNRYGTWSAYRNQYWPATYLIDASGRIVYRHDGEGRYQETEAAIQKLLAAGKAGTAR; this is translated from the coding sequence ATGCGCCTTCTCATCCGCGCTCTTCTGGCGGCTTCCGGCATTGCCGCCATCTATACCTTCGGCACAGGTGCCGCCGCTGAGAGCCCCACGCTGGCCGAGCAGGCCCAGGCACCGGAATTCGCGAACATCGAGCACTGGCTGAACTCCGCGCCGCTGACGATGCAGCAGCTGCGCGGCAAGGTGGTGCTGGTCGAGTTCTGGACGTACGCGTGCGTCAACTGCGTCAACACCTTGCCGCACGTGAAGCAGTGGTACGAGAAGTACAAGGACCAGGGCCTGGTGGTGGTGGGCGTGCACACGCCCGAGTTCCCGTTCGAGAAATCGACGGCCAATGTGCAGGCCGCGCTCAAGCGCTTCGATATCCGCTATCCGGTGGCGCAGGACAATCGGTACGGGACCTGGTCGGCATACCGCAACCAGTACTGGCCCGCCACCTACCTGATCGATGCCAGCGGCCGCATCGTCTATCGGCACGATGGCGAGGGACGGTACCAGGAAACGGAAGCCGCGATCCAGAAGCTGCTGGCGGCGGGCAAGGCCGGGACGGCGCGCTAG
- a CDS encoding organic hydroperoxide resistance protein: MTRIEKVLYTGKVHITSGGRDGSARSDDGRLDIALSSPGSKGHGTNPEQLLAAGWSACFIGAIGLAAGKQKIKLPEDLSVDAEVDLGTAGIEYLLQARLRVHLPGIEREVARALVDSAHRTCPYSKALHGNIHIETVLV; encoded by the coding sequence ATGACCCGCATTGAAAAAGTCCTCTATACCGGCAAGGTCCACATCACTTCCGGCGGCCGCGACGGCTCGGCGCGCAGCGACGACGGCAGGCTCGACATCGCGCTGTCTTCGCCTGGCAGCAAGGGGCACGGCACCAACCCGGAACAGCTGCTGGCCGCCGGCTGGTCCGCCTGCTTCATCGGTGCCATCGGACTGGCTGCAGGCAAGCAGAAGATCAAGCTGCCGGAAGACCTGTCGGTGGATGCGGAAGTGGACCTGGGCACGGCAGGTATCGAGTACCTCCTGCAGGCACGGCTGCGCGTACACCTCCCCGGCATCGAGCGCGAAGTGGCCCGGGCGCTGGTGGACTCCGCGCACCGCACCTGTCCGTACTCGAAGGCGCTGCACGGCAACATCCACATCGAGACCGTGCTGGTCTGA